In one Primulina eburnea isolate SZY01 unplaced genomic scaffold, ASM2296580v1 ctg1064_ERROPOS200000, whole genome shotgun sequence genomic region, the following are encoded:
- the LOC140820473 gene encoding uncharacterized protein produces MASDSSAQYIHTVQHLIEKCITFNMSKEECMEALSKHANIQPVITSTVWKELEKENKEFFEAYTKKREENTSEVTETTRRLHDILLDSSDKETKDGERVDREH; encoded by the exons ATGGCATCAGACTCTTCTGCTCAATACATCCACACG GTACAACACTTGATAGAGAAGTGCATAACTTTCAACATGAGCAAAGAAGAATGCATGGAAGCACTCTCCAAACATGCAAATATCCAGCCAGTCATTACTTCCACAG TGTGGAAGGAGCTAGAGAAAGAGAATAAAGAGTTCTTTGAAGCCTACACCAAGAAAAGAGAGGAAAACACATCTGAAGTAACAGAGACAACTCGGAGACTCCACGACATACTATTGGATTCTTCTGATAAAGAAACAAAAGATGGGGAACGAGTCGATCGAGAACATTAG